The Thermodesulfobacterium sp. TA1 sequence ATGACCCATGAAAAGGAAGGGTTTGGTAGGTTTTACACGTTTATTCAGCTTTTCATAGGGTCTTACTTAGGACTGGTCTTAAGCGAAAACCTCTTCTGGTCTTACATATTTTTTGAACTTACCGGAGTATGTTCCTATCAGTTGATAGCCTTTTGGTATCGGTCTGAACTTTCAAGCTTTTCTGCCAAAAAAGCCTTTTTAATAACCCATATAGCTGGATATGGCTTTTTGTTAGGGCTTCTCTTGTTTTATCTTTCTCCAGACCCCAAAGTTTACCAAGACTTAATTTTAGCTGGACTTTTGGTTGCGGTTTTAGCTAAATCTGTTCAATGGCCTCTTTATACTTGGATACCTTATGCGATGAACGCCCCAACCCCTGTAAGTGCCCTTTTACACGCAGCCTGTCTGGTTAAATGTGGGGTATATCTTTTGTTTAAGTTTTACTTTCTGTTTGGAGGCTTTACCTACTTTTGGCAAAATCTCTTGATTTATTTAGGGATGTTTTCTTCTCTTATAGGGGTTCTTTTTGCCCTTAAACAAGCAGACGTTAAGAAGCTTTTAGCCTATCATACGGTAAGTCAGATAGGATATATGGTTTCAGGGATAGGTCTTGGGACCTCTCTTGGATTAGCGGCCTCCCTTTTTCATACCCTAAACCATGCCCTTTTTAAAGGGCTACTCTTTTTGGTAGCAGGGGTTCTACAACAAGCAACCCATACCAGAGACCTCTCTAAAATGGGAGGGCTTGCCTCTAAACTTCCTAAAACCACCTTTCTTTATCTGATAGGTGCTGCTTCTATTTCCGGAATACCTGGGTTTAACGGTTTTGTAAGTAAATGGATGTTTTACCAGGCTGCGATAGAAGCCAACCATCCTTTGGCTGCAGCCTTAGGGCTTATCATAAGCACCTTAACCACCCTTTCGTTTATCAAGGTCCTTGATACCGCGTTTTTAGGAAATCCTAAAACGGAAGTCTCAACCCTTAACGAAAAACCTTTTAAACTCATGATAACAGGCGGAGCTCTTTTAGGGATCCCCTGTGTAATTTTTGGAATTTTTCCTCAAATAGCTATAGACTTTCTTATAAATCCTGTATTATCCTTACTTAGTCTTACCCATGTCGGCTTTAGTTGGTATCAGCTTCCTACGCCTCTAATAGGACTTCTAGTTTTCTTTTCTTTAGGATTAGGTGGGTTGGTTTATTTAGCCTGGATTAAACCTCAAGGTATCGTAAAAGAAACAGAGGTTTTTAAAGGTGGGGAAGATGAAAAGGTCTTTAACCCTACCGCTGATGATTTTGTGGCTGACATAGAAACTCGTTTGGCATCTTTTTATCAAAAAGCAGACCCAGACCAATATATCGTAAAATTTTTTAATTGGATAGAAAGGTTAATAACCAAAGTTTATGAAACCATAAACAAGGTAGAAAAGTTTTGGGGTAGAGTATGATAAAGGCATTAACCCCCTTTTTAAGCCTTATTTACTTAATTATTACCTTTTCTTGTGGAATTTTTTATTTACGAGACTTTAAAAGAAAAGGTGCTATCCTTGCTTGCGTTCTGTTATTAGCTTTTTCTAATCTATATTTACTTTGGTATGAAACCCCTTATGCCATCTGGTTTGACGGACTTAGTGTAGTAGCCATATTAGCCTTGGTTTATCTCTTAGAGTATAAAACCGCCTTTAAAGTTTTAAGTTTAGTTGAAGGGATCTATTTGGTTTTACTTATCTTAGGGAAAACGGTCTTTGCTCATACCCCTCAAGGGTTGGCTTTACTTTGTATAGCCTTTCTTTTAAAACTTGCGGTTTTTCCTGTTTTTCTTTGGCTTCCGATAGTGGTAAAAACTATAGATGCTATAACCGCTGGATTTTTTATCTGCTCTTTTGAGCTGATAGACTTTGTGCTTTTATGGCGGGTAATAGAAGAAGCTTCCCTTTTTCCTCAGTTTTTCCTTATGTTAAAGGAGCTTTTACTCCTTATAGGAATATTAACCCTACTTTTTGGAGCAGGGCTTGCCCTTTGTGAAAGAAACTTAAAGAAGCTTTTAGCCTATGCTACGATCGATGATACTGGATATCTTTTAATAGGGTTAAGCCTTTTTTCTCCTGCAAGCCTTTATGGAGCTATAATATTGTGGATTAACCATGTTATCGCTAAGTTAGGTTTGTTCTTTATAGTTTACCAGATAGAAAAAAACAACCATCCCTTGTTTTTAGGAAGGATAAAAGGACTGGCTAAGTATTATCCTGGTTTAGCTTTCTCTTTTTTAGTGTTTGCTCTAACCTTGATAGGTGTTCCTATCCTTCCAGGTTTTTGGGGAAAGCTCTTCCTTTATCAAGAGGTACTTAAAATTTCTAAACCACTTTTTGGGTTTATGTTATTAGGAAGTTGTCTTACGTTGGTCTATTTTATAAGGGCTTATCATAGTCTGTTTTTAGGGGCTGAAGAGGAAGAAAAGGTTAAAAGTCCTCTTCCTAAACTTGAATCAGGTTTAATTATGTTTTTGAGCCTAACGATAGTTTTAAGTTTTTTTATGCTAAGTTTTTTTAAGGGGTGGTAATAAATGCTTTTAGACCCTATCAAGCAGTTTTTTAGGTATTCTCAAAAAAGGTCCCTTTGGGTTTTTCATGTAAACACCGGGTCTTGTAATGGGTGCGATATAGAAATTTTAGCTCTTTTTTCCTCTAAGTATGACGCCGAAAGATTTGGGATAAAACTGGTAGGCAGTCCTAAACATGCAGACATCTTGTTGGTTACTGGCCCTGTTACTAGCAAATCCAGAGACCCATTATTAAGGGTTTATGATATGATGCCTAAACCAAAAGCAGTAGTTAGTGTAGGGGTTTGTTCTCTTAGTGGAGGGGTGTTTGCCAAAAGTTATAATGTCTTAGGACCGGTTGATAACTTTATACCTGTGCATGTGTATGTAGGAGGATGCTCTGCTCACCCCAACATGATTTTAGAAGGCATCTTAAGGGCGGCACAATTTTTATCTGAAGAGGAAGAACTATGGAGTTTTTAAAAGAGCTGTTTTTATACCCAGGGCTATTTTTTGGTTTTATTTTAGGTGGTCTTTTAGAGGGTGTAAAAAGAAAGCTTAAAGCTAAGATGCAGCTAAGAATAGGACCTCCTATAACCCAGCCTTTTTATGACCTAAACAAACTTATGGTTAAAACCATCACCAAACCTTATGGTGTAGCTCCTTCTGTGTATCTTCTTATTCCTTTTATTCCTACCATAACCCTTATCTTCTGTTTTCTTCTTATGCCTTATCCCTTTTATCAAGAAAAAACAGCCTTTTCTTTTGACCTTATCTTAGTTTTTTACCTAACCGAAATCCCACTTCTTGCCCAAATAATCTTTGGATACTCTACCAAGTCTCCTTACGGAATGGTAGGTGCAGCCAGAGCAGGACAGATGTTTTTTTACTACAACGCCCTTTTTATCATGGTTATCACCACTCTAAGCCTCCTTGGAGACCCCCCTTATAGTTTTTGTATAAAAACCATTGCAGAAGCTTGGTCTCCCTTAGACATAGTAATAAAGCTTTTAACCCTTCCCTTTTTTGTATTTGCCGTTCTTGCCAAACTTAAATTGAATCCCTTTTCTATACCAGATGCTGAAGCAGAAATTTTAGAAGGACCTTTAACCGAAGCCTCTGGCTTAGCCCTTGCTTTTTTTAAGCTTAACTATCTACTTGAACTTGCGATTTTTGGTTCTCTTTTTTCCTTTTTTTATCTTCCTGTTTTAAAAATCTCTCCAAAAATCGGGTTGATTTTACTTTTATTAGGGGCTTTTTCTCTAACCTTTGCGTTTGGTTTTGTAGAAAACCTAACTGCCAGGCTAAGACTTTCTCAATTTTCATCCCTTTATTTAAAACATCTAATACCTTTAGCCACTGGACTTTTAGTAATAACTTGGATACTAAAAACCTGGTAAAAGGACAAGGAAGATGCTAAAACTTGCAGGCTGGCTTTTAAAAAACCTGTTTAAAAAACCTTTAACCATCGAGTTTAAAGGTAAAAGCCTTAAGGAAGTAAGGACTACCTATCGCGGTTATCCTACCCATAGAGGGGAAAGATGCGTAGGCTGTAGACTATGTATTTATGTATGCCCTTCTGATGCCATAAGGATTGAAGGTAGTCTTTTTATAATAAATAAGTGTAAATGTACTGCATGCAAGGACTGTGCTGACGCCTGTCCTTTTGGGGCTATGCAGTTTATCCCCAGGCTGATAGGCACGGCTATATCCAAAAATGAATACATGGAAATTACAGAAATCAAACTGGTAAAGTGCGAAAACTGCGGAGAGCCTATGCCTAAACCGGAACTTTTGTTAGAAAGACTATTAGGTAAACCTCCTAAAAACATACCATCCTATCTTAATCTTTGCCCTAAATGTAGAAGACAACAGATTTAATTTGTAAGCCCCAATTTAAAAGATTGACAATTTTTACATATGGTTTTTATATTTATACTTATAAAGTAAATAAAAAAAAGAAAAATATATGCTAAGGAGGTATAAATATGGGGCTTATGTTGTTTACTTACATCGCCTTTTTTTTAGGGATTTTAGGGATTATCTATAGGTTTTATCGTTTTTACCGGCTACCTATCAACATAAGGTGGGAGGTTTATCCTGTGCCTCATGAACCTGGAGAAAAGAAAAAATATGGTGGTTCTTATATGGAAGAGTTAGGTTGGTATGAAAAAAGGCTTGAAAAAGACCTTTTAGGAGAGTGGCTCGAGCCTTTAAAGGAAATCTTTTTTTTAGAAAGGGTTAAAGTTTATAACCGTTATGGGCTATGGTTATGGTCTCTGGGGCTTCATTGGGGTTTATGGCTAATGTTTTTATTCATAGGTTTACTCCTAATTAACACAAAGTTTACCTTACCTTTAGGGTTTATTAAGCTTGTTGGTTTTTTAGGGTATGGGATAGGAAGCATAGGGGTTTTGGGATTGTTTTTTAAAAGGCTTTTTAACCCCTCTCTTAAGCTTTATACCAGCCCGATCGACCGGATTAATCTACTTCTTTTATTGGCTCTTTTCCTTACAGGGTTTTTAATGGTATTTACCGATGGAGGGCTAAAAGTAGCCCTTTCTTACTTTAAAGCGATCGTTACTTTTAACCCAGAGGAGGTTAACGTTAAAGGTTGGATATTTTGGCATTTTCTTATATTTAATATATTTATATTATATCTTCCCTTTTCTAAGTTTTTTCATGGACCGGCTAAATATCTAACTTACCACAAAATACTATGGGATGACGCACCTCAGACCAAAGGGTCAAAAATAGAAAGGCTTATACAAAAACAGTTGAATTATCAAGTAGGATGGGCTGCTTCTCACATAAAACCTGAAAAAAACTGGGTTGAAAACGCACAAAATTAAACCTATAAAAGGAGGAGTAGGAGATGAGCCTTTGCAATTTTATAAAAAATGAATTAGAATTTATAAAAAATGAATTAGAAGAAGAGATTAAGGGATGTGAGGTTTGTTTTAAAGCGTTAGCCCAACCTGGCAAACAGCCTTTGGTTAAGATAGAAGAAGAGGAAGCGCTAAAAATTCCTGGTATAGAAGAGATCAAAGACCAAACCCCAGAAAGTTGGTATCAAACCTATAATTTAAGTTTAGACGGCTATACCATGTTCCCTCAACCAGACCCTGTTTCTGAGGAAGAAAAGGCTGAGGTGGTAAAAAGGTTTTTAAACGGCCTTTCTAAATTATTAAACCCTAAGTCTAACTGGACGTTTATCAGACCTCTCAAGCTATCTTTAGAAAATTGCGTAAAATGTAATACCTGTGCGGATGCCTGTCATCTATACTTAGCCAGCGGAAGAAAAGAAATATACAGGCCTAACTTTAGGGCTGAAGTCTTACGAAGGATTTATGAAAAACATTTTACTTTTACTGGAAAATTAAATTCCTGGTTTGGAGAAGAAATTGAGGTTAGTTATGACCTTATAAGAAGGCTTTTTGAATTAGCGTATCGGTGTACCCTTTGTAGAAGGTGTGT is a genomic window containing:
- a CDS encoding NADH-quinone oxidoreductase subunit L → MFLAFSVLVLFFGALISGLFYRINSARFHGSIAFITSVGSLIFLTLVFFEFIQFGESFWRFSLFPWAKNFINLDLVFKANGLNLFFALFGAYVSVGINLYAIKYMTHEKEGFGRFYTFIQLFIGSYLGLVLSENLFWSYIFFELTGVCSYQLIAFWYRSELSSFSAKKAFLITHIAGYGFLLGLLLFYLSPDPKVYQDLILAGLLVAVLAKSVQWPLYTWIPYAMNAPTPVSALLHAACLVKCGVYLLFKFYFLFGGFTYFWQNLLIYLGMFSSLIGVLFALKQADVKKLLAYHTVSQIGYMVSGIGLGTSLGLAASLFHTLNHALFKGLLFLVAGVLQQATHTRDLSKMGGLASKLPKTTFLYLIGAASISGIPGFNGFVSKWMFYQAAIEANHPLAAALGLIISTLTTLSFIKVLDTAFLGNPKTEVSTLNEKPFKLMITGGALLGIPCVIFGIFPQIAIDFLINPVLSLLSLTHVGFSWYQLPTPLIGLLVFFSLGLGGLVYLAWIKPQGIVKETEVFKGGEDEKVFNPTADDFVADIETRLASFYQKADPDQYIVKFFNWIERLITKVYETINKVEKFWGRV
- a CDS encoding proton-conducting transporter membrane subunit, which produces MIKALTPFLSLIYLIITFSCGIFYLRDFKRKGAILACVLLLAFSNLYLLWYETPYAIWFDGLSVVAILALVYLLEYKTAFKVLSLVEGIYLVLLILGKTVFAHTPQGLALLCIAFLLKLAVFPVFLWLPIVVKTIDAITAGFFICSFELIDFVLLWRVIEEASLFPQFFLMLKELLLLIGILTLLFGAGLALCERNLKKLLAYATIDDTGYLLIGLSLFSPASLYGAIILWINHVIAKLGLFFIVYQIEKNNHPLFLGRIKGLAKYYPGLAFSFLVFALTLIGVPILPGFWGKLFLYQEVLKISKPLFGFMLLGSCLTLVYFIRAYHSLFLGAEEEEKVKSPLPKLESGLIMFLSLTIVLSFFMLSFFKGW
- a CDS encoding NADH-quinone oxidoreductase subunit B family protein; translated protein: MLLDPIKQFFRYSQKRSLWVFHVNTGSCNGCDIEILALFSSKYDAERFGIKLVGSPKHADILLVTGPVTSKSRDPLLRVYDMMPKPKAVVSVGVCSLSGGVFAKSYNVLGPVDNFIPVHVYVGGCSAHPNMILEGILRAAQFLSEEEELWSF
- a CDS encoding respiratory chain complex I subunit 1 family protein, whose translation is MEFLKELFLYPGLFFGFILGGLLEGVKRKLKAKMQLRIGPPITQPFYDLNKLMVKTITKPYGVAPSVYLLIPFIPTITLIFCFLLMPYPFYQEKTAFSFDLILVFYLTEIPLLAQIIFGYSTKSPYGMVGAARAGQMFFYYNALFIMVITTLSLLGDPPYSFCIKTIAEAWSPLDIVIKLLTLPFFVFAVLAKLKLNPFSIPDAEAEILEGPLTEASGLALAFFKLNYLLELAIFGSLFSFFYLPVLKISPKIGLILLLLGAFSLTFAFGFVENLTARLRLSQFSSLYLKHLIPLATGLLVITWILKTW
- a CDS encoding 4Fe-4S dicluster domain-containing protein, translated to MLKLAGWLLKNLFKKPLTIEFKGKSLKEVRTTYRGYPTHRGERCVGCRLCIYVCPSDAIRIEGSLFIINKCKCTACKDCADACPFGAMQFIPRLIGTAISKNEYMEITEIKLVKCENCGEPMPKPELLLERLLGKPPKNIPSYLNLCPKCRRQQI
- a CDS encoding respiratory nitrate reductase subunit gamma, with amino-acid sequence MGLMLFTYIAFFLGILGIIYRFYRFYRLPINIRWEVYPVPHEPGEKKKYGGSYMEELGWYEKRLEKDLLGEWLEPLKEIFFLERVKVYNRYGLWLWSLGLHWGLWLMFLFIGLLLINTKFTLPLGFIKLVGFLGYGIGSIGVLGLFFKRLFNPSLKLYTSPIDRINLLLLLALFLTGFLMVFTDGGLKVALSYFKAIVTFNPEEVNVKGWIFWHFLIFNIFILYLPFSKFFHGPAKYLTYHKILWDDAPQTKGSKIERLIQKQLNYQVGWAASHIKPEKNWVENAQN